Genomic window (Synechococcus sp. LA31):
AGGCGGTTCGTGGCCGCGGCTACCGCCTCAATGCCGAGGTGCAGTCAGACCCCCACACCTGAGCTGATGGGCGTTGGGAGCGATCGATTCCGAGGTTTTTCTGGTCGCGATGGGTTGCGGCTCTTGCTGTGTGTGGGCGGTGCCTGGGGCGCCTGCTTCGCCTTGCTCAGCCTGGTTGTGCCCTCCCTGCTCCAACCCACCACCACCCAAGCGATCAGCCTCAGCCTCATCCGCCAGGCGCTCCAACTGGAGGGGAAGCCCGCCAGCCGATCCCACAACCGAGCGCTACGGATCTGGGCGGCCGCCGCCCCGCCACCGCTGAGCCAACCGGCCAACAACCAACAGGCTGCGGCACTGCAACGCAGCCTGCGCGATGAAGGCCTCACCGGTGAGCTGCGTCGCGAGCCCCCAAACCAACGCAACTGGCTGGGGGGCTACTGGCTCTCGGTGAACGATCGGTTTTGGGTGTATGCCAATCCGGGCACAGCCCTGCCGTGGTTCTGGCCGGCGATCCGGATCGGGAGCCTGTTGCTTGGCGGCAGCAGCGGTGTGGCGCTCTTCCTGCAGTGGCAACTGCAGCGGCCGATTCAGCGGTTGCTCAAGCAGCTCCCTGCGATCCCTTCGGGTGAGCTGGAGCTGGTGCCTGAGGGGGGCATGGCTGCCATGCGGGAGCTAAGCGTCCGCATCAACCGCGTGCTGGAGCAGCTCAACCAACAGCACGAGTCGAGGCGACGTTTTTTTGCAGGGTCTGGCCCATGATCTGGGTAGCCCGCTGACGCGGCTCTCGATGCGGGTGGAGCGGCTCGAAGATCAACCCAACCGCCCCGCGGTGATGAGCGAAGCGCTACCGCACCTGCGGGTCGAGATCGACCGGCTGATGAGCCTCACCCATCTATTGCAGGAAGCAGCCGGAGAGCAGATCGAGCCGTTCCAACCTCGGCTGAGCGCGCTTGATGAACTGTGTGAACGGGTGGCTGCCAGCTACCCGCAGCAACCGATCGAGCTGGCCGTGCCGCGTCTGCTGGTGCGGCTCGACCAGAGCCTGATTGAGCGGGCCCTGCAGAACCTGATCGATAACGCCATCCGCTACGGCCGCGCACCAATCCGTCTGGCCGCCCACCAACAGAAATCAACCGTGATTTTGCAGGTGGAAGACAGTGGCTCCGGTCTGAGCAGCGCCAATCTGCTGGGCATGCCGCGCATTGCCCCCGCCGACGACCGTCAGCAGCGCAAGCGGTCCGGGGTGGGACTCACGATCGTGGAGCGCTGCTGCCAACTCCATGGCGGCCGGTTGGCTTTGCAACGCTCAGCCCTCGGCGGCCTACAGGCAGAACTGCACCTGCCTATGAGCTAGTTCAACGGCTGGCGGTGGCCAGGGCGCGGCGCCCCTCCACCGGTGCATGCAACGCCTCCTCCAAGGGAGCCAAGCCGTAATCGCGCTCGAGCAGGTCCATCACCGTGCGGCCAAAATCAGCTGGGTTGCGCTCGAACGCCTCCAGGCAGATACGACCAAAAGTGCTGCCCATCGGCTCGGGATTCCACAGCAGCTGGCGGGCTGTCCACGGGAGCATGCTCATCGGGTTGTAGCCCGGCTTGATCAGGCCTTGATCGAAGCCGTACTGCTCAAGGTGGGTGTGGGGCTGCAGGCCGATGAAGAAGATCGCCGGCTCCACCTTGTCCGCCCCAAAGATCCGCTCGAGCTCACGGTGATAAGCCACGGTCTGGCGGATCGTCTCCGGTCGTTCGTCGATCACGTTGAACGAGTAGTTCACCGACACGTGTTCGCGGAAGCCCGCCCGAGCTAGCAAACGGCAGTTGTCGAGCACGGTGCGCAGGTTGTAGCCCATACGCATCTTGCGCACGAGCTCCTGGGAGCCGGAGGTGATGCCGATCTCGAAGTAGTCCATCCCGGTGGCCACCATTAACTCCGCCAACTCGGCGTCGAGGTTGTCGGCGCGGATGTAGGCAGCCCAGCGAATATCGCTCCATCCCTGAGCCTGAATGGCTCGCAACAGCTGCTTGGCATCGTCGATGTAACGGCGTGCGGGGATGAACTGGGCATCGGTGAACCAGAAGCCGCGCACGCCCTTGGCATAGAGCTGACGCATCTCGGCGATCACCTCCTCCACGGGGTTCACGCGCACCGCTTTGCCTTCCACCACGGTGTAAACGCAGTAGCAGCAGTTATGGGGGCAACCGCGTTTGGTTTGCACGCCCACGTAAAAGTCGCCGCCATCGAGATACCAATCCAGCTGCGGCCAAATCGAGGCGATGTAGCCGTAATCGCAGGCAGTTTTCTCCATACCCGCCGGCTGCTCGTGGATCAGCCCAGGCCTGGGCTCTGCACCAGCGAGGAAGCAGCGCTCAGCCGCCAGCGATTCACCGCGGATCATCTTCTCGAGCAGCGGCTCGCCTTCCCCCACCGAGACCACCGTTCCGCGGGGGAGCTTGCGGCCCAACTGCTCGTAGAACACACTCACGGCGCCACCTCCAAGCACGGCCGTGGCGCGGGGCTGGAAGCGACGGGCCGTCCGCAGCCCGCGGCGCACCAGCCGCAAATTGCGCCAGAGCTCGCCGTAAAACGAGGCCATCAGCCGCAGACCGCCGAAAGCGCCACGTAGGCGCTTGATGGGGTTACGGGCATAGAACACCTCAAAGGAGTTCTGCAGTGGATTGCCACCGCGCCCGTCCACGGGCGCATAGATCTGGATATCGCGCCAGGAGAACACCAACAACGTGGGCTGAAAGCGTTCGATCTGCTGTTTGAGCACCGCCTCCACGTCCAACAACGGCACCGCAGCTAGATCGAGGATCTGCTGCTCGATCTGCGGAAACAGTTTGTGGATGTGATCGGCCAGGTAAACCGGACCGATCGGAAAGATGGGATTACAGGGCAGGCGCACCAGCAGCACCCGCTGATCCTCCTGGGAGGCGTGTCGCACAGTGAGTCAGAGGTGGGTCGCGTTGGCCTGAGCCGATGCGGACGCTAACAAGCGCGCACCCCGCTCCACGCGGCGCCGCAAGGCTCCAGGCAGCCAGGACCACCAGGCACGGTGCACGCAGGTGCGGGCCTCAAGCTCCCAGCCTCGATGCTGCAACCGCTGCCGAAGCTCAGCGACAGGGGGTTGGGGATAAGCCGGGTTGATCACATCGTGAACATCAATCCCGCCCAGATCACTGATCCCGGCCTCCAGCGCTTGGGGCAACCGCTCGATCGGCCAGAGGTTGGGTGGCGTCTGCAGATGCACCTCTGCGGGCAACAGCTGCCGCGCCATGGCGATGGTGGCCAAAAGCTCCTGCTGCTCGGAGGGTTTCAAATGCTGAGCGGTGTCACCATCGGGGCGCCAGGGCTGGAGGATCACCTCCTGGAGATGGCCCCAGCGCCGCTGTAGAGCGGCGAGCACATGCAGAGCTCGTTCGCGCTCAGCCATGGTTTCACCCACCCCCAGCAACAAACCTGTGGTGAAGGGAACACCCAAACGCCCGGCCTGCTCCAGCTGAGCTAGCCGCACCTCAGGGCTCTTGCTCGGGGCCCGGCCATGAAGCGCCTCGTAGGCCGGCCCCAATCCCTCGAGCATCAGCCCCATGGAGGGATTGAGCCTGGCCAGGGCAACCATCTCTCGCGCAGAGAGAGGGCCAGCATTGGTGTGCGGCAAGCGGCCGTGGCGCAGGGCCAAAGCGCTGAGAGCTCGCAGATGGCCAAACCAAGCCGCACGCTGCGGCGCACCTGGCGCCACTTCACCACTGAGGAGCAGCACCTCCGCGGCCGCAGGACGCGCCTCCAGTTGAGCGCTGGCCTCAGCCAACAAGAGCACCGGCGCGCGATCCACCGGAAGCCGGAAGCTGCAGTAGGTGCAAGCGTTAAAGCAGCCGCGGGTGGGAACCAGCGTGACGCTGGGGCTCCAGGTGATCACACCCCGCACTGCCACTGAACCCACAAGCTCCGCTAATCCCTGAGATAAGCACCGCTGGTGGAAGGCTGCACCTTAAGAGCGCGTCACACGGCGCAAACATCCGTTACATTGGAGTTTGGCAGGACGGGTTACCGCCCTGTCCTTCCTTCCCGCTCGACAGCGGGTCCGATTTCGGGCCTTGCCGCTGAGCATTACGTATCCCGTACTCATGACCACCACTCTCCAGCAGCGCCAAGGCGCTTCTGCGTGGAACCAGTTCTGCGAGTGGGTCACCAGCACCGACAACCGCCTCTATGTGGGTTGGTTCGGCGTTCTGATGATCCCCTGCCTGCTGGCAGCCACCATCTGCTTCATCGTTGCTTT
Coding sequences:
- a CDS encoding sensor histidine kinase KdpD, whose amino-acid sequence is MRVERLEDQPNRPAVMSEALPHLRVEIDRLMSLTHLLQEAAGEQIEPFQPRLSALDELCERVAASYPQQPIELAVPRLLVRLDQSLIERALQNLIDNAIRYGRAPIRLAAHQQKSTVILQVEDSGSGLSSANLLGMPRIAPADDRQQRKRSGVGLTIVERCCQLHGGRLALQRSALGGLQAELHLPMS
- a CDS encoding photosystem II high light acclimation radical SAM protein, translating into MRHASQEDQRVLLVRLPCNPIFPIGPVYLADHIHKLFPQIEQQILDLAAVPLLDVEAVLKQQIERFQPTLLVFSWRDIQIYAPVDGRGGNPLQNSFEVFYARNPIKRLRGAFGGLRLMASFYGELWRNLRLVRRGLRTARRFQPRATAVLGGGAVSVFYEQLGRKLPRGTVVSVGEGEPLLEKMIRGESLAAERCFLAGAEPRPGLIHEQPAGMEKTACDYGYIASIWPQLDWYLDGGDFYVGVQTKRGCPHNCCYCVYTVVEGKAVRVNPVEEVIAEMRQLYAKGVRGFWFTDAQFIPARRYIDDAKQLLRAIQAQGWSDIRWAAYIRADNLDAELAELMVATGMDYFEIGITSGSQELVRKMRMGYNLRTVLDNCRLLARAGFREHVSVNYSFNVIDERPETIRQTVAYHRELERIFGADKVEPAIFFIGLQPHTHLEQYGFDQGLIKPGYNPMSMLPWTARQLLWNPEPMGSTFGRICLEAFERNPADFGRTVMDLLERDYGLAPLEEALHAPVEGRRALATASR
- the cofG gene encoding 7,8-didemethyl-8-hydroxy-5-deazariboflavin synthase subunit CofG, translated to MGSVAVRGVITWSPSVTLVPTRGCFNACTYCSFRLPVDRAPVLLLAEASAQLEARPAAAEVLLLSGEVAPGAPQRAAWFGHLRALSALALRHGRLPHTNAGPLSAREMVALARLNPSMGLMLEGLGPAYEALHGRAPSKSPEVRLAQLEQAGRLGVPFTTGLLLGVGETMAERERALHVLAALQRRWGHLQEVILQPWRPDGDTAQHLKPSEQQELLATIAMARQLLPAEVHLQTPPNLWPIERLPQALEAGISDLGGIDVHDVINPAYPQPPVAELRQRLQHRGWELEARTCVHRAWWSWLPGALRRRVERGARLLASASAQANATHL